ACGCCGTTCGGCGATCAGGACCGGCTGGCCCTTGTCGTCCTTCTCGACAGTGCCGTCGGCGGCTTTCTTTTGGCTCACCACGTACATGGAGTTGCCGTAGAGGGTGTAGGTCACGGCGCTTTCCGGCACGACGATTCCGGCGGCCACGTCCGGCAGGATCACCTGCAGGTTGGCGAACATGCCGGGCAGCAACTTGCCGTTGGGGTTGGCCAAGGTGGCACGCACCAGCACGTTGCGGGTGCTGTCCTCGACCTTGGGGTTGATCGCGCTGATGGTGCCGACGAAGGTCTGCTCGGGATAGGCCGAGACACTGACGTTGACCGACTGGGCAACGGCGAGCCTGGGCACGGTTTGCTCAGGGACGTAGAAGTCCACGTAAAGACTGCTGAGGTCCTGCAGGGTGGCGATCACCGTGCCGCTGGCCAGGTAGTCGCCAACGTCCACCTGGCGAATGCCGATGGTGCCGCTGAACGGGGCCAGAATCTGTTTTTTGGCCAGCGAAGCCTTGAGCTGGTTGACCGTGGCCTGGTTCTTCTTCAGTTGTGCCGAGAGCCGGTCGAATTCGCCCTTGGAGATCGCCTGGCTGCCCACCAGTTGTCGGCCGCGACCGAAATCCAGTTGCGCCAGGCCAAGGTCGGCCTCGGCGGTTTCCAGCAGGGCGCTTTCGACTTCACTGTCCAGTTGCAGGAGCGGTTGGCCGGCCTTGACCTTCTGCCCGGACTGGAATTGCACCTTCTGCACGGTCCCGGCGATTTCCAGGCTCAGGTCCACGCCTTGCAGCGCCTTGAGGCTGCCAACGGTGGGCAGGCGAGCTTGCCAGGGTTGCTGGGCGGCCGTGGCCACGGCCACGCTGACCGGCGGTTTGGGTGCAGAAAACATCTGGATCTGCTGGTAGACGGAGAAGGCCTTGTAGCCGGCGAGCAACAGCACCACCAGCAGGACAACACCCAACATGATCAGCATGCGGCGACGCAGCATGTTCCACTTCCTTGGAAAAGAGCTGAGAGAAAATACAGATAGGCGGGCACATTACTCTGAGTGTGCGGGGTATTCCAGATGCTGGCAGGCGGGTGGTGCGTGGGATTTTTCCGAAAAATCAGGGAGCTCGGCGCCGATGGGCTTCGCTCCCTGGCTCAGGCCAGATGCAAATGGTTGTCCCAGAGCCCCGCCGGCAGATCCAGTGGTTTTGCAACCAGTTGTGTCTGCCTGCAATCGTAATAGCGGCAACGCCCTTGGCCCGACGTCACGACAAAACCGTCGGCCACTGCGCCCACGCCGGCACAGTCCGGCAGTGGCGCATCCAGGCGTACTTCGCCACTGTCCAGGTCCCAGATGAAGAAGCGATTGCCACGAGGGGCGGTCAGGGCCACCAGGCGCAGGTCGCTGTGCACGGCGA
The sequence above is drawn from the Pseudomonas sp. St316 genome and encodes:
- a CDS encoding efflux RND transporter periplasmic adaptor subunit; the encoded protein is MLRRRMLIMLGVVLLVVLLLAGYKAFSVYQQIQMFSAPKPPVSVAVATAAQQPWQARLPTVGSLKALQGVDLSLEIAGTVQKVQFQSGQKVKAGQPLLQLDSEVESALLETAEADLGLAQLDFGRGRQLVGSQAISKGEFDRLSAQLKKNQATVNQLKASLAKKQILAPFSGTIGIRQVDVGDYLASGTVIATLQDLSSLYVDFYVPEQTVPRLAVAQSVNVSVSAYPEQTFVGTISAINPKVEDSTRNVLVRATLANPNGKLLPGMFANLQVILPDVAAGIVVPESAVTYTLYGNSMYVVSQKKAADGTVEKDDKGQPVLIAERRFVETGERRDGKVLVSKGVQSGEQVVIAGQIKLDNGTPIAISDDKTLTEQNSPPRAD